AATGAATTGGAGGGTGAGCAAGAATGTGGAAGTGGGAAGTTGAAAATCCAAAAGCAGTTATTGTGATGGTTCACGGTGCTTCTGAATATCATGGACGTTATAAATGGTTAATTGAAATGTGGCGCAGTGAACAGATAAATGTTGTGATGGGAGATTTACCAGGACAAGGTACGACGAGAAGAAAACAAAGAGGGCATATCGATTCATTTGATGAGTATATTGAAACAATTGAAGGATGGGTAAGAGAAGCAATGAAGTATGAATTACCTGTGTTCTTACTCGGTCATAGTATGGGAGGGCTTGCTGTAATACGTACGCTTCAAGAGAAAAAACTCCCTATTAAAGCAGTTATCCTGTCTTCTCCATGTGTTGCAATTGTTAAACCGCCATCAAAAGCTCTTGATTTTGTTTCAAAGGGATTGAATGTTATGATACCATCTCTTCGTTTTAACTCCCAACTAGAGCCAGGTATTGCAACGAGGAATGAAGATGTGAAGAAAATGGATGATAATGATCCTTTATTTGTAAGGAAAGTATCGGTTCGATGGTACCGAGAATTAGTGAAGGCGATGAAATTTGCAAATGAATTAACTGAAAAAATGCCTAATGTTCCTTATCTAGTTATGCAAGGTGAAGATGACAAAATTGTTGATCGAGTTTCTGTGAAAAAGTGGTTCGATATGCTACCTGTGAGTGAGAAATCCTTTAAAGAATTCGATAAATTATATCATGAAATTTTCAATGAGCCTGAGCGTGATGATGTTTTTTATTATGCGAAATCGTTCGTAACGATGCAATTAAAAGAATTAGAATAGATGAAGAAGTGGGAGTGGAGAATGTTGAAGGTTCCAAGCCATCCATTTGGACTAATGACAAAGATATATCGAAAAGTTTTACCACAAGTTCATAGTGAACTTGCTCAATGGAAAGAAAGAGCAAAGCAAATACCAAATGAAGAGCTCCGCACACAAGCACTTGCAAGTATTGATACTAAGACATTTCATTGTGAAGGTGGATCAATTTACGGTATTTTAGCAGGCAGTCATATAAAGGATAGTATTAAATTTATTGTAGCTTATCAAACGATTAGTGACTATTTAGATAATTTGTGTGATCGAAGCACATCATTAGATCCTGAAGATTTTCGAACATTACACCAAGCAATGATAGATGCGTTAACTCCTTCGGAATCAGTAAAAGATTATTATAAATGTCGTGAAGATAGAGATGATGGAGGGTATTTACAAGCCCTTGTTACAACGTGCCAAGAAGTATTATTAAAATTGCCGGGTTATGAACGAATATCCTCCTCATTAATAGAATTATGTCAATATTATTGTGACTTACAAGTTCATAAGCACGTTAAGGTAGAAGAGAGGGTTCCTCGCTTGC
This genomic interval from Bacillus solimangrovi contains the following:
- a CDS encoding tetraprenyl-beta-curcumene synthase family protein, yielding MKVPSHPFGLMTKIYRKVLPQVHSELAQWKERAKQIPNEELRTQALASIDTKTFHCEGGSIYGILAGSHIKDSIKFIVAYQTISDYLDNLCDRSTSLDPEDFRTLHQAMIDALTPSESVKDYYKCREDRDDGGYLQALVTTCQEVLLKLPGYERISSSLIELCQYYCDLQVHKHVKVEERVPRLQKWFAQYKKVLPEMTWYEFSACAGSTLGIFCLVSYAFHPDFKQEDIKKVRQGYFPYVQGLHILLDYFIDQEEDRIGGDLNFCFYYPHNETMVARFAHFINEADRHVKGLPHEKFHKLINRGLIGIYLSDRKVKQQESVHQTAKQLIKYGGVVSKFFYFNGRWYRSLFSGS
- a CDS encoding alpha/beta hydrolase, with amino-acid sequence MWKWEVENPKAVIVMVHGASEYHGRYKWLIEMWRSEQINVVMGDLPGQGTTRRKQRGHIDSFDEYIETIEGWVREAMKYELPVFLLGHSMGGLAVIRTLQEKKLPIKAVILSSPCVAIVKPPSKALDFVSKGLNVMIPSLRFNSQLEPGIATRNEDVKKMDDNDPLFVRKVSVRWYRELVKAMKFANELTEKMPNVPYLVMQGEDDKIVDRVSVKKWFDMLPVSEKSFKEFDKLYHEIFNEPERDDVFYYAKSFVTMQLKELE